From Neosynechococcus sphagnicola sy1:
GGGTAGTCTACCGCTAGATGTGCGTAGTTGGACTTGCTCCAACTGCAACACCAAGCACGACAGAGATATCACTACTGCTATTAACATTCGAGATCAAGGCTTACGTCTATTAGCGTCGGGAACCAGCGCTACCGCCAGTGGAGGCAATGTAAGACCAAAGGTTGGAAGGAAATCTTCCGTATCTAGGGCAGTTGCCGTTGAAGCTGGAAGGCGCTCATCTATCGCCTAGCGATGATCAGCGGTCGTTCACCCCATTAGCAATCCTGTTGGAACCTGAGTTAAAGCCGCTCTTGCTCTGTGAGGGTGACCGCTATACTGAGACCCCCGATGGAAATGCCCTCAGACGCCCGTCCGCGAACGGTGACGGTACTGTTAATAGGTGGCATTCCTGATTGGGTAACCACCCAAACGGATGCTGAGTTGTCCTGGATCTCGTAGGCACCTCGACCTAGCACACCAATCTGGTTGATCACCTTGCCGCGAATAGTAGCGTTCTGGTACTGGGAGGGGTTACTCACAATCTGGCTAATAGGCGTGGTGCCAATGCCAAAGCGGGCTAGTTGGGTGCAACCGATTAAACTAACGCTGCTGCAACTCAGCATCAGAAATGTGATCAACGATAAAAGTTGGCGAGTCGGCATGGGAAATAACTAGGCTCCATTCGACGAGTACTCAATCCTCTCAGGGGAATGATTGGAGATGGTGAGGAAAAATTGAGAAAGAGATAAATTTCAGAGGTTCCTTGAGAACCATTTTACTCATCCCCCTGGGGTTGCTGCACCTGACAAGGACGAAACGATCGCCGATGCAGCGGTGAGATACCCCATTCTTGCAGTGCCAGATGATGACGGGAACTGCCGTAGCCCCGATTCGCTGCTAAATCATAGTGGGGATACTTTAGGGCTAACTGCTCTAGCAGGCGATCGCGCCACACCTTGGCAATAATGCTGGCAGCGCCAATTACCAGGGATTGCTGATCGCCTTTTACCAGCGTTTGCTGGGGCAGCCCCAGATCGGGAATCAATTGATTACCATCAATCAAGCAAAGGTGAGGGGTGACCTGCAATTTCCTGATGGCCCGCTTCATCGCCAGCAGTGAGGCTTGGAGAATGTTCAAGCGGTCAATTTCTCCCACAGAAGCACTTCCAATCTGGCAATCCAAGGCCAGATCCCGAATTTGTCCGGCTAACTGTTGGCGTCGCGCCGCTGAGAGCTTTTTGCTATCGGTGACTCCTGCAACGGTCAAGGCTGTCATGGCAGTTTCCGGCAAAATGACTGCTGCTG
This genomic window contains:
- a CDS encoding ribonuclease HII, producing the protein MTCGYPWEQIAGVDEVGRGALFGPVVAAAVILPETAMTALTVAGVTDSKKLSAARRQQLAGQIRDLALDCQIGSASVGEIDRLNILQASLLAMKRAIRKLQVTPHLCLIDGNQLIPDLGLPQQTLVKGDQQSLVIGAASIIAKVWRDRLLEQLALKYPHYDLAANRGYGSSRHHLALQEWGISPLHRRSFRPCQVQQPQGDE